From the genome of Thermococcus chitonophagus, one region includes:
- a CDS encoding DUF2283 domain-containing protein, with protein MKVRYDPKSKILYILIREGDVTDTDEVTEDVWVEYDEKGDIMGIEIWNAEISNKLLFENQKNYKTQYTQRH; from the coding sequence ATGAAAGTTAGGTACGATCCAAAGAGCAAAATCCTATACATTCTGATTAGAGAGGGAGACGTTACTGATACTGACGAAGTAACGGAAGATGTTTGGGTAGAATACGATGAGAAGGGAGATATAATGGGAATAGAGATTTGGAACGCCGAAATATCAAACAAGCTTCTTTTTGAGAACCAGAAAAACTACAAAACTCAATATACCCAAAGACACTAG
- a CDS encoding ABC transporter ATP-binding protein, translating into MSLEVIGLSFSYDEEVLKNISFEAHPGEITVILGPNGAGKSTLLRCIAGMLKCKGKVTFNGKPMDHEDRVKMIGYVPQEYSIRAPLTVLETVLLGRITQMSWRVKREDLVAAFNAMKKVGIENLAKRYIGELSGGQRQLVFIAQALAKEPRILLLDEPISNLDLKNKLKVLEMVRQITREENIVTILVLHELDFAIRYGDRVVVLNKGEVYCRGNPRKVITEEMILRVYGVRAKVIHGEIPHVLPLKSVDQESDERGLIIESPLRVP; encoded by the coding sequence GTGAGCTTAGAGGTAATAGGACTAAGCTTCTCCTATGATGAAGAGGTACTCAAGAACATTAGCTTTGAAGCCCATCCTGGGGAAATAACGGTAATCTTGGGGCCTAACGGAGCGGGTAAGTCAACACTTCTAAGGTGCATAGCGGGCATGTTAAAGTGTAAAGGAAAAGTAACGTTCAATGGAAAACCAATGGATCACGAGGATAGGGTAAAAATGATAGGCTACGTACCCCAGGAATACTCCATAAGAGCCCCTTTAACCGTGCTTGAAACCGTTCTCCTTGGAAGGATAACCCAGATGTCTTGGAGGGTTAAGAGAGAGGATTTAGTGGCGGCATTTAATGCCATGAAGAAGGTTGGCATAGAGAACCTTGCTAAGAGGTACATAGGGGAGTTGAGCGGGGGTCAGAGGCAATTAGTATTCATAGCCCAAGCACTTGCAAAGGAACCAAGGATACTCTTGTTAGATGAACCAATAAGCAACCTCGACCTCAAGAACAAGCTTAAAGTTCTGGAGATGGTCAGGCAGATAACAAGGGAGGAAAACATCGTAACAATATTAGTACTTCACGAGCTGGACTTTGCCATTAGATATGGGGATAGAGTTGTGGTTCTGAACAAGGGAGAAGTTTACTGCAGGGGAAATCCCAGGAAGGTAATAACGGAAGAAATGATCCTGAGAGTGTACGGTGTCAGGGCCAAGGTAATTCATGGAGAAATCCCCCACGTCCTACCATTAAAGTCGGTAGATCAAGAATCAGACGAGAGGGGGCTCATCATCGAGAGTCCTCTCAGGGTACCGTGA
- a CDS encoding FecCD family ABC transporter permease, translating into MEVVYKGIIIRRIQLLTLFLFACLLSFLLDLSIGPAFLSPKDVLLGVLMPNSVDNVTRVIIWDIRLPIAITALLVGASLGIAGVEMQTILNNPLASPYTLGISAGAGFGAALAILLGANIVFVPISAFIFAMLSSLLIYSIAKIKGASTEIMVLAGIGIVFLFNSALAFIEYLASEETLQAIVFWLFGSLLKASWTKAGIIFLGFLPTFLILIKNAWQLTAMRLGDDGAKSLGINVEELRLKVLILISILTAVAVCFVGTIGFVGLVGPHIARMLIGEDQRFLIPASALSGAFILSFASVISKSVVPGAVLPIGIITSMIGVPFFMFLVMRKRREFW; encoded by the coding sequence ATGGAGGTAGTTTACAAAGGAATAATAATTAGGAGGATTCAACTCCTTACACTTTTTCTTTTTGCATGCCTCCTCTCTTTCCTTCTAGATCTCTCAATAGGACCCGCATTCTTATCACCTAAGGATGTGTTGTTAGGCGTTTTAATGCCCAACTCAGTTGATAACGTAACGAGAGTTATAATATGGGACATAAGACTCCCGATAGCAATAACAGCGCTTTTAGTTGGAGCTTCCCTGGGAATCGCAGGAGTTGAAATGCAAACTATCCTAAATAATCCCCTAGCAAGTCCCTACACCCTTGGAATTTCTGCGGGAGCTGGATTTGGGGCCGCTCTAGCAATCCTGCTTGGAGCAAACATAGTTTTTGTTCCAATAAGCGCCTTCATCTTTGCAATGCTATCAAGCTTACTGATATACTCCATAGCGAAAATTAAAGGTGCCAGCACGGAGATCATGGTTCTGGCTGGAATTGGGATAGTATTTCTCTTCAATTCCGCCCTTGCGTTTATAGAATACTTGGCGTCTGAAGAAACACTTCAGGCTATAGTATTTTGGCTGTTCGGTAGCTTATTAAAGGCCAGCTGGACTAAGGCAGGGATAATATTCCTGGGATTTTTACCAACGTTCTTGATCCTCATTAAGAATGCATGGCAACTAACAGCGATGAGATTAGGAGATGATGGAGCGAAAAGCCTTGGAATAAATGTTGAAGAGTTAAGGCTCAAAGTTCTAATTTTAATATCAATTTTAACGGCCGTTGCAGTGTGTTTCGTTGGCACTATTGGATTCGTTGGACTCGTTGGACCGCACATAGCTAGAATGCTAATCGGAGAGGATCAGAGGTTCCTCATCCCAGCTTCAGCTCTAAGCGGTGCCTTCATACTATCCTTTGCATCGGTAATCAGTAAATCCGTTGTCCCAGGAGCCGTGTTACCGATAGGAATAATCACATCAATGATAGGGGTTCCGTTCTTCATGTTCCTCGTCATGAGAAAGAGGAGGGAGTTCTGGTGA
- a CDS encoding ABC transporter substrate-binding protein, translating into MRKVGLLLVLIITMAIFGAGCIGTKATQTQTGKVVTITDMMGRQVKVKVPVQRVVITFNVEEYLAVGGVDALKKIVGWSRYYWEGRRPTVWEVYVKKFPWIKDIPDVGYPWKGTFSAEKVIELKPDVVIMSKEQYRYAKEQIERIEKAGIPVVFIDYYEPFNITAHEKSTMILGILLGKEDRAKELIQYYKQQVQSILERLQKVEKEYPKPKVLLLGKGWTSYGRNHYRGKMIEFAGGINIAANVLESSGEINPEYVLKENPDVIIFIGKKGWNVDLGYTVSRERAKEMLKEIIKKPGWENLNAVKNKRVYAIHIYFVHGHIYDFVALQYFVKWFYPEAFKDIDPEKSWKEFHEKFLPVEYNGTWAVSLADP; encoded by the coding sequence ATGAGAAAAGTCGGATTGCTTCTTGTTTTGATAATAACGATGGCAATCTTTGGAGCCGGATGCATAGGGACCAAAGCCACCCAAACCCAAACGGGAAAGGTAGTAACTATTACGGACATGATGGGAAGGCAAGTCAAAGTCAAAGTTCCAGTGCAGAGGGTTGTCATAACATTCAACGTCGAAGAATACCTTGCCGTTGGTGGCGTTGATGCATTAAAGAAGATAGTGGGATGGAGCAGGTATTACTGGGAGGGAAGAAGACCCACCGTATGGGAAGTTTATGTAAAGAAGTTCCCATGGATAAAGGACATCCCAGACGTTGGATACCCATGGAAGGGAACGTTCAGTGCGGAGAAAGTCATTGAACTAAAGCCAGACGTTGTGATAATGTCAAAAGAGCAGTATAGGTATGCAAAGGAGCAGATAGAAAGGATAGAGAAGGCAGGAATTCCAGTTGTGTTTATCGACTACTATGAACCATTCAACATAACGGCCCACGAAAAGAGCACCATGATCCTTGGCATTCTACTTGGAAAGGAGGACAGGGCAAAGGAGTTAATCCAGTATTACAAGCAACAGGTTCAAAGTATACTCGAAAGACTTCAAAAGGTCGAGAAGGAGTATCCAAAGCCAAAAGTTCTACTTCTGGGTAAGGGATGGACAAGCTATGGAAGGAACCACTACAGGGGGAAGATGATAGAATTCGCAGGAGGAATAAACATAGCAGCAAACGTTCTAGAGAGCTCAGGGGAGATAAATCCAGAATATGTCCTCAAGGAAAATCCAGACGTCATAATATTCATCGGAAAGAAGGGCTGGAACGTTGACTTAGGCTACACCGTAAGCAGGGAGAGAGCAAAGGAGATGCTAAAAGAGATAATCAAGAAGCCAGGTTGGGAAAATCTAAATGCTGTAAAGAACAAAAGGGTTTATGCAATTCACATCTACTTCGTTCACGGACACATCTATGACTTCGTAGCCCTCCAGTATTTCGTAAAATGGTTCTATCCAGAGGCATTTAAGGACATAGATCCAGAGAAATCATGGAAAGAATTTCACGAGAAGTTCTTACCTGTAGAGTACAACGGAACATGGGCAGTAAGCTTAGCAGATCCATGA
- a CDS encoding class I SAM-dependent methyltransferase, with product MDIKYVIKEYWNKRAETFDRLPGHVSSPNEWRKLLSRIFPEKMKILDVGTGTGFLAMRLAELGHEVTGIDISENMIEIAKKKAQKANLQIKFIVGDAESLPFRDEKFDGVICRHVLWTLPNPEKALLEFLRVTKSGGKIVIIEGNWKQPKGIKKAIRTVATLIYERRKPTNLPPWIYEKLPLRRGKVPDSVVKALRNLGIENITVEDLSWLREIQRKEFPFLYRLVWSNYEYYLIQVVKEG from the coding sequence ATGGATATCAAATACGTAATTAAGGAGTACTGGAATAAAAGAGCGGAAACATTCGATAGATTACCCGGACACGTCTCATCTCCTAACGAGTGGAGAAAGCTACTCTCAAGAATTTTTCCTGAGAAAATGAAGATATTAGACGTGGGAACAGGTACGGGATTCTTAGCGATGAGACTAGCTGAGCTGGGTCATGAGGTCACTGGTATTGATATCTCAGAAAATATGATAGAAATAGCAAAGAAAAAAGCACAGAAAGCAAACTTACAAATTAAGTTTATAGTTGGTGACGCTGAAAGTTTGCCCTTTAGGGACGAAAAGTTCGACGGCGTAATCTGCAGGCATGTCCTATGGACACTCCCAAACCCAGAAAAAGCCCTTCTTGAATTCCTTAGGGTAACGAAATCTGGAGGTAAAATTGTTATAATAGAAGGAAACTGGAAGCAACCTAAAGGTATTAAAAAAGCCATTAGAACTGTTGCAACGCTTATATACGAAAGAAGGAAACCTACCAATCTACCACCCTGGATCTATGAAAAGCTTCCCCTCAGAAGAGGGAAAGTTCCTGATTCAGTAGTGAAAGCCCTAAGAAATCTTGGTATCGAAAATATTACAGTCGAAGACTTGTCTTGGCTTAGAGAAATCCAGAGAAAGGAGTTTCCTTTTCTTTACAGGCTTGTCTGGTCAAATTATGAGTACTATTTAATCCAAGTAGTCAAGGAGGGTTGA
- a CDS encoding tRNA (adenine-N1)-methyltransferase: protein MIREGEKVVLVDPRGKRYLVTVQERDFHTDLGILKLGEIVGKEFGDSLKSHKGHEFKILKPRIVDYLDKMKRGPQIVHPKDAALIVAYAGISPGDFIVEAGVGSGALTLFLANIVGPQGKIVSYEIREDFAKLAWENIKWAGFDDRVTIKLKDIYEGIDEENVDHVILDLPQPEKVVEHAMKALKPGGFFVAYTPCANQVIRLREKLREFKDVFMKPRTIDVVIFEQEVKRECMRPTTTILAHTGYITFARKI, encoded by the coding sequence ATGATTAGAGAGGGCGAGAAGGTAGTTCTCGTTGACCCAAGGGGAAAGAGGTACCTCGTTACAGTTCAAGAGAGGGATTTCCACACCGACTTAGGGATACTAAAGCTTGGAGAGATAGTGGGAAAAGAGTTCGGCGACTCTCTAAAGAGCCACAAAGGTCATGAATTCAAAATTCTAAAGCCCAGGATAGTTGATTATCTAGACAAAATGAAAAGAGGCCCTCAGATAGTCCATCCTAAGGATGCAGCACTTATAGTTGCATACGCAGGAATTTCCCCAGGGGATTTCATAGTGGAGGCAGGAGTAGGGAGTGGGGCCTTAACCCTCTTCCTAGCTAATATAGTCGGCCCCCAGGGAAAGATAGTCAGCTATGAGATTAGGGAAGACTTCGCAAAGCTCGCCTGGGAGAACATAAAGTGGGCGGGCTTTGATGATCGAGTAACAATAAAGCTGAAAGACATATATGAGGGTATAGATGAGGAAAACGTGGATCATGTGATCCTAGATCTCCCCCAACCCGAAAAGGTCGTGGAGCACGCTATGAAAGCACTCAAGCCCGGAGGATTTTTCGTCGCCTACACCCCCTGTGCCAACCAAGTGATAAGGCTTAGAGAAAAACTAAGGGAGTTCAAGGACGTTTTCATGAAGCCAAGGACTATTGATGTGGTAATTTTTGAGCAGGAAGTAAAGAGAGAATGCATGCGGCCCACAACGACAATTCTCGCTCACACGGGCTACATAACATTTGCCCGAAAGATTTGA
- a CDS encoding DUF257 family protein: MERNIIAKMIMDEIKNGDVAIIEYPSTFPVHDLLWDSLVMNFIREFEVVIDDFFGIGDVLFRTYIRRISHDRYREVMEKVVGKVKAVKIGPGKISYSEIVEEIPLTYDLSEFIKLYYPGIREILAKSSKRVIFITVGLAEYLHFGGEKALETILLSRSVLPIEDWTSIYLINLDLAPEKSVAALEEISPLVIYTSNKGVLVKKG, translated from the coding sequence ATGGAACGCAATATCATAGCTAAAATGATCATGGATGAAATTAAGAACGGCGACGTTGCGATAATAGAGTACCCTAGCACATTTCCAGTTCACGATCTTCTCTGGGACAGCTTGGTCATGAACTTTATTAGAGAGTTCGAAGTTGTAATTGACGATTTCTTTGGGATAGGCGATGTGCTTTTCAGAACATATATCAGGAGGATATCTCACGATAGGTACAGAGAAGTCATGGAAAAAGTTGTGGGAAAAGTAAAGGCCGTTAAAATAGGGCCCGGGAAGATAAGCTATAGCGAGATAGTTGAGGAGATCCCCCTAACATACGACTTATCCGAGTTCATAAAGCTATATTATCCTGGGATAAGGGAAATACTTGCAAAATCATCAAAGAGAGTCATCTTTATAACTGTTGGACTTGCAGAGTACCTGCACTTTGGAGGAGAGAAAGCATTAGAGACTATTCTCTTAAGCAGGAGCGTTCTGCCTATAGAGGACTGGACGTCGATTTACCTCATAAACCTAGACTTAGCTCCAGAAAAGAGCGTTGCTGCTTTGGAGGAAATAAGTCCGCTAGTCATTTACACATCAAACAAGGGAGTTCTGGTGAAGAAAGGATGA
- a CDS encoding signal recognition particle protein Srp19 — protein sequence MGKFVVWPSELDGRLTRKYGRIVPKGLAIDNPSLDEIIDALEIVGAKIISVERDKLNPRLSGVEEDLRTYGMIIVESPYGKAKTLKLVAQKIRELRKRRR from the coding sequence ATGGGAAAATTCGTTGTGTGGCCTTCCGAGCTTGACGGTAGGCTCACTCGAAAATATGGGAGAATCGTTCCGAAAGGCCTGGCCATTGATAATCCATCTTTAGATGAAATAATTGATGCTTTGGAGATAGTTGGTGCCAAGATAATTAGTGTTGAGCGAGATAAGTTAAATCCAAGGCTTTCTGGAGTTGAGGAAGATCTGAGAACATATGGAATGATAATTGTTGAGAGCCCGTACGGGAAGGCGAAAACTTTGAAGCTGGTTGCCCAGAAAATCAGAGAGCTTAGAAAGAGGAGGAGATAG
- a CDS encoding Lrp/AsnC family transcriptional regulator → MVRAYVLLTIEIGKVEKVIEEIKKIPGVTKADAVTGPYDAIVHIEASDLGELTRKILHDIHNIDGVIDTTTAIVVEIEEE, encoded by the coding sequence ATGGTTAGGGCGTACGTTTTATTGACTATCGAGATTGGAAAGGTTGAGAAGGTTATTGAGGAAATCAAAAAGATACCTGGTGTTACAAAGGCCGACGCCGTTACTGGCCCATATGACGCAATAGTTCACATAGAAGCCTCAGACTTAGGAGAGCTAACGAGGAAGATACTTCACGATATTCACAACATAGATGGAGTTATTGACACGACAACTGCAATAGTCGTTGAGATTGAAGAAGAGTGA